The Calditrichota bacterium genome includes a window with the following:
- a CDS encoding T9SS type A sorting domain-containing protein, translated as MITSIFAIWDSNFETWVNYARNINSFDENENKLIELYENWNIDDNTWIYDYRYTFTYFQDGNRKNYLLEFWDNNSGIWVNNSRWSYTYDGFANRLTAFNEDWDSNNGIWVNDFRQTYTYDSFGNVLITLSEVWDNNVETWLNEWHRNYTYDENNNLVLFENEFWSGDNWYAYIGQCYFINNDNEFIYLTEELSAYYSTVTSIDVPVNDLTYNFSLSQNYPNPFNPSTTINYQLKTKSYVQLTVYDISGRQIKKIVDQHQNIGHYSVTFDASNLTSGIYVYRLKSGLYEQSRKMILIH; from the coding sequence ATGATTACTTCTATATTTGCAATATGGGATTCAAATTTTGAGACATGGGTAAATTATGCCCGTAATATTAATTCATTTGATGAAAACGAAAATAAACTTATCGAGCTATATGAGAACTGGAATATTGATGATAATACTTGGATATATGATTACCGTTATACATTTACCTATTTCCAAGATGGGAATAGAAAAAACTATTTATTAGAATTCTGGGACAATAATTCCGGAATTTGGGTAAACAATTCACGGTGGTCTTACACCTATGACGGTTTTGCAAACAGATTAACTGCATTCAATGAAGACTGGGATAGCAATAATGGAATATGGGTAAATGATTTCCGTCAAACTTACACTTATGACAGTTTCGGAAATGTGTTAATTACATTGTCTGAAGTTTGGGATAATAATGTTGAGACTTGGTTAAATGAATGGCATAGAAACTATACTTACGATGAGAATAATAATTTAGTTCTTTTTGAAAATGAATTTTGGTCCGGGGATAATTGGTATGCATATATTGGACAATGTTACTTTATCAATAATGATAATGAATTTATATATTTAACCGAAGAGCTTTCAGCATATTATAGTACAGTTACATCTATTGATGTTCCTGTAAATGATTTAACATATAATTTTTCATTATCGCAAAACTATCCCAACCCATTTAATCCATCAACAACTATAAATTATCAGTTAAAAACTAAAAGTTATGTCCAGCTCACAGTTTATGATATTTCAGGTCGTCAGATAAAAAAGATTGTCGACCAACATCAAAACATAGGACATTACTCAGTCACTTTTGATGCTTCCAATTTGACAAGCGGAATTTATGTGTACAGGCTTAAATCAGGGTTATATGAACAAAGTCGGAAAATGATATTAATACATTAA